The Ochotona princeps isolate mOchPri1 chromosome 22, mOchPri1.hap1, whole genome shotgun sequence nucleotide sequence GGGGTCCTGAGTCCTCCGCCTGCCCCAAGGCTCTCCTGAGCCTCTGCCCAAGGCCTTTCACTCTCCCAACATGCACTGTGCCGCTCTCGGGACAATCATTTCCCCCAACCCTTGTTTTTCCTGCACACTTGGCAGCAGATAGCTGTCCATGTCTTCATCACACTTTCTGTCAATCATgaggcacagccccagctccatcAGAAAGATGGCTATCCACATCTGTCAAGAAGAACAGATGCAAACAGCTGGCGAACATCTGCGACTCGGGAGcgaggagagaggcagagcacCAGGGGACGGTAGATTACAGAGTGGAACACGCCTGTGCTGAGACACAGTTCACACACCAGGTGTAAGCTGCGCTGAGTCAACAGCTCCATGTCCTTGCGTGCGCTCAAAACACCAGCTGGAGCCTTCCCAATGGCTGAGGCCAACGTCACAAGATGGGGCAGGGAATAGATGTGCTGTTGGTTGCACATTCGCATCACAGCGAGGCACCTGCACATGCTCCAAGCCACCTGCTGACGAAAGCACTCTATGTGTCCACCTCACAGCACCAGCCAGACACAAGAGGCTCCTGCAGGATCAGGAGAGGGTAGGACTGAGCCTCAGACTGGAGGTGAGAGCTGTGGTCTCCCTTGGGGAGCCTGTGCAGGGCCCGGGATGGACAGTGCCAGCTGGCCCACATTCACGGAGCAGCAGCCATGAGcattccctgctgctgctgcccacgtGTGTCATGAGTCTCTAAGAAGGCTGAGGGAAGTAGGTCGGTACCCAGAACTAGgaccttctgatccagccctggatcctcgtggaggtggggagggggcacagaCCTAACACGCAACTGTTTGGGAAAAGGGTCAGCACCATGGTGTGACAAGTGCATAGGCTccccttccaattcagctccctgctaatctgcctgggaaagcttgGAGGACAGAACACGTGTGCCCCAcgggagacccaagagaagctgctgactcctggcttcaacctggccctgctATGGCCatggaggacatttggggagtaaccagtggatgggatagtctctctctctctatctatctcttcttctctctgcaaatctgcctttcacatagacaaacaaaaacaataattatatttttaaaaattgtttgggCCCTGGAGCAGTAGactggtgactaaagtccttgccttgcatgcactgggattcaatgctgcactggttcatatcctggcctcttcacttcccttccagctccctgcttgtggcctgggaaagcagtcaaggatggcccaaagccttgggatcctgcaccagtgtgggagacctggaagaagttcctggattcagatcttctcagctctggccattgcagccactttgggtgtaagtcagtgggtgggagatcttcctctctgtctctcctcctctctgtctgactttccaataaaaataaataaatttttttaaaatgcctggAAGGCTGACTGTGTGGCGCTGAGCATCTAACCAGATGACACTAATATCCACTCATGCCTGACACACACTCAACACACTCACCCACTGCTACCTGACACATGCCAACACACTCCCACATGCAGACTTGACACACCGGACACCACATTTGCACACTCACGTGAGACACCTCACACAGCCATGCActtgtgccacacacacacacatgcacacacacacacagctgataCCAAGAGTactcacacacacctgctcctgaCTCACAAACAGTATCACACCTACTCACCCAGCCAATGCCCCTGTGTGCTTCCCACACCTGCAGCCCGGCCTGGCTCCCACCAAATGCAGCAGGTGCAGCTTGGCCAGCAGTCATCCATGCCAAGGACTCCTGTGGTCTCCGGGACCCAGGCCTGGTATCCACCCAGGGAGACAGCACCAGGCTCACACAAAAGTCCTGGGGAAACCACGTCCTGTGCCAGAGGGAGGACCTGGAACTGTGGCCGTGTCCCCGGTCCCTGTATCTCTTGCTTGGTACAGGCTCCCCATCTAGAGCAGAGCCCTAGGAAGGGACCAGGTGATTGCCACTCACCTTCTCTTGGACTTGGCCGCCTTCCAGCAAACCATATCGCTGCTCCTCTGTGCTGGCATCATTGAACTGAGGCACAGTGAACTCCATCGACATCACAACGCACTCCAGGTCCTTGTTGACATCCACAAACTCCCAAATGGGCCACATGTAGGTGCCCAGCACCATGAGCCCCACACACGGGGCCGTCTTGTGCAGCATGGCTGCCCTCAGCATCAGTGCCAGAGGTCAAGCTTGAGGACACATCCTGGTCCCTTGCGGATCCCCTCGTGGAGATCCAAGCTGACAACCACCTCCCTTCGGCAGGCCCTCTATCTGGTCCTCTTCCCCACTGACCccaccccaccaggccctcctgagagcacaaaacagaaacagagcaggaggTTATGGGTTCCCCTCGGTCACTCAAGCCTGGGTTCCAGGGAGCGCGTGCAGTGCCACCCAAGGCTTGCCCATCTCCAGGGCTGTGCTCTGCCAGAGGAGTTCCAGCAAGTCCTGTCTGGTGCTTTAGCCCTCTGGGGGTGGAGCGGTGGTCTGCAGCCACCATGCCGGGAGGAAGCTTCTGGGAACAGAGATAACCCAGTCCACCCCACCTCGGGAGTTACAGGAAGCCCAGCCATGACCTTGGGGGCAGCTCCCATGCACCGCtgtgcccagcacagcacagggtGTGCAGCCGGTGGCGGGGAGGCGGTTGTGAGAGgccagctgtccactgctctgatcTTCTTCCACAAGGTGCACCTGCCTTCTGGCtctgccagtttcctgctaggaCAACCTTCCCCCACTCCTAAACCTCTACGTGGTCCTGGGCAGCTTTTCTGGAGCTATGACCATGTGTTGTTCCCTTCCAAACACGGTTGGCTTTCCCATGATCTTTTATTCACTTCTCATTCAAGTCCACTGCAGCCTGGGAGCGgccctcccagcagctcccttcTGTGACTTTGTGGTGAGTTCCCTTTCTGTGTGGCATGGAGCCAGGATCCTACAGGGACTTCCTAGTGTTATCTCAGCGAGCTCATTTTCTCTTAAGCCTTCTGCATGTTTACTCCTGGTTTCAATGTACTGTGCTTGGTTAGATCTGATTGTGTTTTGAGGGTGGGATTTGGCCTTCTTCCCCCCGCCCCTTTAGCTCTTTAGAACTGTTTGAATCTCTTGCTATGACTGTATTCatgattttgttgtttctttctttgtctaaGGATCTTTGCTTTGTGTCCATTTGTGGGGGACAACTTGGAAGCTGTATTACTACTCACTTGTGCCAACAGAGCTGCTACACTGGCCATTTTATCACTGTGGAATGTACCTTCTTGTTCTGCAAGCTTCTTGCTCTCAACTCTGCCCCGTCAGAGGCTGGAAAGCCACACCAGCATTGCCGTGACCAGTGCTTCCCGATACTCTCTGTTTTCCAGGTTCATGCTCAAGTGCTTTCTTGTGTCTTGGCCATTAGCACTTTAGACATCACGTGAAACCATGGTTTACCATGTCAACATTTTACAAGACAAAGATGACAATAGGGACAGCGTATGGATAAACTAGAGGCAGGATGGTGCAGTGTTTTCTTCCTCCCCAAGAGGCCGTTATTCCCATTTCTGATCAAGGGGATGGCAGGTGGGTAATGGCTGATGGGCTGTTAGCTCCACAGTTGTGCCTGGAAATGACCCACAGCTGCATGTGTCCCTGCTACTTCACAGTGAGAGTGCAAGGAGACCAGGAAGCAAGtctcctggctgcctcctgccATAGGAAAGGCGCCATCTgtacaaaggtaaattttatttGGGAaggtgaccagcagatggaagatctctctgtgtctccccctcttctttctgtaaatctttcaggTCCAATAACTTTTGAAAACCTTGTGTGAAGtggctgttccccttcccatccagctctctgttaatggcttggcccaagtgcttgtaatCTTGCCCCCACATGGGGAACccgaagaatctcctggctcctggcctcagctcagctcagctctggcttttgcagccagttggggagtgtaCCACCAGCTTGTTatgcagggctggcattgtgccattGTGACTAAAGCCACCGCCTGGGATAgaagcatcccatttggatgccagtttacAGCCTGGCTGTGTGCCAAGGGCCTGGGAGAGGctatagaagatggcccaagtgcttgagcccatggcacctgtgtgggagacccacatgaagctcctggcttttctctggctcagctctggctcttgtggttgcttgggtggtgaaccagcagatggaaaatcgttctttctgactctcactgtcAGGGAAACTGTTAATAGTAAGAACAGCTGAGGGAGGGAGCTTCCAGCAGCATGGCAGCTATTGGGGATACATGAGTGAGGTCGGActaaatgcttggggccctggccatGGCCAGTGTTGCCACATGGTGAGCGAGTCCTGGACTTCGGGCAGCCAGCACGCTAAGTGGCACTGGGCTTCACCTGCTGGCCATCCGGCAGTGAGCTCTAGGGACTTTGTGGTATGTAACGCTGCCTAGGGATGCATGGAATAATGGATAAGGTCTatgtgcatgtaggtgaaggatgaatcctgtgtgactcccagcaacAGGGTCACTGTAGTTTCAATTGAGTAAGTAAGTAGTTTGGAGGGAATAGTCCataagatctctttgggtcagcTTGATTCACCAGcctacatgggaatcctgagatgggctgtgagTGCAGAACATCTCTGACCGCCACACGCCAGCCCACATGACAGCTATGGctgagggcctgtctggcaggactagatctCAGTACATGACTGAGTGCAggaacaggggacgggtcacattaggcagggtcatgatcatgcaagagaaccaggttcaGGGGTAAATTCTGTAGGGGATAAgagggcccaaccctgtggaaatacaagtcccactggttagcttaagagttgggttggtgataggctgagctaggactgaccatggaacctgccgaCAGTCACGGGTGCTGGGGTTGGAAACAggttgggcaggtccaggctgcagcacccacatgtgcatcctaaaaaaCAGGGTTTGAGGcatgccaggccacaacatcctccagctcatacaaaggccaagatggagtagcaggctatgccaggcaaggacctaATACCTGCTGGGAGCATATGAGATCTAAGTCAGGGAGTGgaccaagtgggggaacctgggaaacttccCTATTGGAGTAATAGATACTAATGTCGAGCACATGTTCTAGGCCCGGGTGTTGGGCAGCATAGGCAGGGTTGGTTTCAGAGGGGGGTGGAGCTGGCAGGGCTAAACCAACTTatctcaccagcaagagcagaaaccaggctggagcacaggtcaagctcagctaggctgtcacacctatcaGTTGCATGAGCCTGTGATGAGAGCAGActaagcagggccaggttccagcacctgccagcgagtGGTGGAACTTGAGGCAGGCCTGGTCAGACCGGGTTACAACATCCAAACccaaaggtcatgacaggtgagggactgtgccaagcttgatcagagcaaccactgccacatGCAAGATCTATAGGTGGGAACAAACctgtttggggagctaaggggattccCTGGAGGggttatggttcccactggtaagtgcagtggccagagtagggtctgcagtctggtctggacatgactgcagtgtcccttggcacaagtgtggactggggctgagtgtgctggactgggctagaccctAGCAACCACTAGTACTGGTGCTATCCAGGGTGGGTATAgcacaggctaggctaggttttttTCCTCTACTGAGCCAGATccactgagtagggctggcccatagacccaccagtgtgtgtgaaatctggtactggaagaggttctgatggaggacccTGGGAAACTCCTCAGTCAGGACACATTCCCTGtaggtgagagcaagaaccactaaagggagcagcccagacaaggccaggttatacccactggcatactttTGGTGCAGATCAGGACCAaacaggctgggtcagttcatatcactTGCTAGTGAAatcgagcaccagaatggagtgtgggtcggaCCGGGTTCGGTAGCAACACACGCCAGTACATATGAGACATTGGACTGGGCGCTGgctaggttgggctaggctgtaacccccaccaacctgagctggaattcagagtgggcctggccaggccaggctacagcacccactggcaaaagtcgAAATGAGGCAGATCGTGCCAGACCGAGCTGCggcactcaaccagcacacacaagacccaggacttgtgactgctgctgaaggaccatactattacAATAATAGAGGGAGGAAATGGAGGGAGGGTAAATGTGGAGGATGAAGAGAAAAtacctgagcctatgaaactgtatcatgaaaaataaacattaaaaattttaaaaattgtatttacttattcgaaagacagatttattagagacacacagagagaaagaaagtacagagaggcaaagat carries:
- the LOC131483032 gene encoding probable cystatin-16 → MLHKTAPCVGLMVLGTYMWPIWEFVDVNKDLECVVMSMEFTVPQFNDASTEEQRYGLLEGGQVQEKMWIAIFLMELGLCLMIDRKCDEDMDSYLLPSVQEKQGLGEMIVPRAAQCMLGE